The sequence below is a genomic window from Dermacentor andersoni chromosome 6, qqDerAnde1_hic_scaffold, whole genome shotgun sequence.
TTAAAAAGGAACAATTTGATGTCTACATCGCCTCCTGGTGCCGAATAACGCTACGCCAACGCACTGCACTGGTGTGCAAAAATACGACAGAGGCACTTGCCACATGCCACAATGCATTCCTTACAATGTAGGACGACGGTGAAAGGACAGGTGCGTAAGTGTAGTACATTGGCTACAGTTACGTGTTCGCCTTAATAACGGACCGCGCTGTTCACACGAGTAAGAAAAGTCGAGGCGAGGAATAACAAACGTTCCGctgagctagcgcagtgaaaatgCAAGTTCTACATATTGTAGAAACCGTCTGGTCTGATATGACGCTGTTAAACTGCCTAACCGAACCGGCCTTCTAAATCTATGGGCTAGATCTGCAAAAAGCGCATAAAGAATAGCAATAGTTCGCAAACGAATGCGACTTCAGAAAGTGTTGATTTGCTGCAGACGTTTGGAGGTTAATGCTATTATTCACGTGTAGAGCCCACGTACAAGCGCGCTGGCCAGTTCAAGTTCCTGTAAAGACCCCCTGCAATGCCGTCCGTTGGTGGTGGTCGGCGCAGGTGGGAATACCGCGAGCACGTGCAATTTTGAAACACTGTGTTGATCCTATTCGTAGTTGATGTGTGTATTTCAGAGCCTGGCTCTTCTAGTGACGTAATTTGGCAAGAAGTCAACTTTTTTTTGCAGCAGTATTGCAATATACAGTAAGTGTCCACTGCAGGAAATAAATACCGAGGACGGTTGAGCGACAGGTAGACCTTACAACCACAGAAATCTGAGCTAGTAGTTCGCGATTCATCGTGAAATGAAGTAAGGATTGCAGAGAGGAACAAGGTAGCTAGTCCTATTCCAAAGGCATCGTATGTGCTTTGAGAGACGCACGCGATTCAACAGCCCTTACATGAATACGCATTTGTCGATCCTCTGTGAAAATTCCTTCGTAATAAAGAATCGACTAATGTTGATTCCAATGCATGGCTCGTATTAGAAGACACACTGCATCACAGGATACAATTTCCACGTTCACGGTCCGCGTCGACTAAGCAATAACGTCCATTAACTGCATAGTCCAACGTCTTGCATCGCCTTTCGGCCCTATAGTGATAACGGATGTTATGTAAGCGCGTACAAAAAATGACACTGACTGACTAACCTTGTGGTAATGATTGCACTAAGCGGCTACACTGCAACGTAACCTTTCATGTGACGTAGCAACCCTAGCGACACGACAGAACGAATACATGCGCAGCGTTGAAGACTGATTTTTAAGTGGTGATTCGTGTTAACGGTGACATGGGGAAATTTATTGTTATCCGGCCCACGAGGGGTCATGTGCAACTCCTGTGAAGAAGTACAACTCGGTGACGAAGGGTACAGAGCGAAAGGACGGCTGTGACGGTCGCTGATATTTGCGCGGGAGGTCGAGCGGTTGGGAATATGGATTTGGTTACGTCATGTCATCCCCTTGGTGCCGATACATCGTCAGCAGCACCCACAGGGCGTTTGCGGCACCCCACTGTGGCGGCGTGCCTGATACAACCTATCCGATTTTTTTCCGGGTATAACGGACATGGCATGATCGTACGGGTAAAGCGTTTCGCTCTGCTGCAGCGCGTGTTCTCGGAAGACGTGCGGAAGAAATTGAAACAGAGTTATATGAGGGTGCACTGCAAACACTAGACGCAATAGCTGTGTGATCGTGGCGCGTCTATTCCTCTCCCTAGAAAAAATATGCGCAGCTtgttttttaatgcgtaagcattcgtACCCTCTTTATCTACAccacaagagggggggggggggggttgctcaATATCATTCATGGAAAGAATGGTTTCTGGAGTGCGTGACGGCGCCGCTAGACCAAGACAGATACGAAGACATCAGAAGTGCTTACCAACACAAGCGTGCGTGGTCTTCTCCTTGTTTGTGCGCTGTCTCTCACTTCAGAAGCTACGCAACTATAATTCGCCCGATGTGGCGCGCACTGCTGCTCGGGAATAAGCCATAATGAGTTGCCACAACAGAGGCAATGAATAGATGAAAAGGGTAAGCTACCAACGCATCAGGTGTAGAGGCACCGCTTATGCTTTTGCTAGTCTTCCGCTCAAGTGTTGCACACGAGCACATCATAATTGGATTTCTCcgttctttctgcgcatgcgcgaggagcagtggtcGCGCGAGAGAAATGTGTGGGCTTTCGGTCCTTcagatttctcttcgcctaggtactacggagaagaaagttgttagctccgttcgtccctagccCACCTGGCAAAACAATCGACAGAgtgcgtggccggcaaggcgaagaagcgGTGTCCAaagtgagtttgttgctattttgttgcgacggtagcatttaaaatttttatagtcgcagggggatacgtttggaagtgaggtgtcttctcggatgactttagtggcaaagcattacatcgtgccaaagcattgttcattagtgtcgttgagcaaagTCAGCATAAagcacacttcaggagattcgcgggaacggaaGCAGCTTATGAATTCGACTGCCGCGCCGATGCGGGTTTGTTGCTTGTTTGGTTTCTTTGCGGCGGTttcatattaaattctgataATCTCAGGGGGATACGGTTGGACGAGAGTcgttttctcggatgactttaatggcaaagcattacgtcggGCCGatacattgttcattagtgtcgttcagcataccacacacttcaggggaatcgcgggaacggaaacagtttacgatttcaactgccgtgccgatgcattagttcttaatgtaactgagcatacaacacacttggagattcgtgggaatgggacattttgtactctgtatgtgaaagtactaaaacttgcgtcgccatgcaatctgaggtGTAGATCGGTGTTAGAGCTGTAAAGCCACACTGGCAGAACACTAtgccctgcggatgaatacggaacaaatgtatcctaaagaaaaatggtcgtcacGCAATTTCGTAGCATTAGACCCTTGCGAAAGCGTTACAGTAACAATGGTATTGGTTACGTGGTTTGTGCAATCAGCCAGCTCTTCCAGATTCAGAAAGACTCAAGACCGGAGGAAAGCATCTAAAACTACAAGACGGCAACCTGATTTGATAACTCATAGTTTGGATGTTTCCAGTAGAAGCACCTGCACCAGTGGAAACTAAGTTGCAGTAAAAGTTGGACTTCAGAAAGTAAATGCCTTCAACATTATACCAACCATAAACGCAATTCCACTACATGGATGGCTTGCCttatatgaaaacattgttttcgCTTTTGCTCTCCTGTTCGTCACATAAGCATTGCGGATTAAGGCGAAGTCTCACTGTTTAATGCAAtgcgtttgtcactggctgaCCACAAATGCATCGCTATGAATGTCGTATAATGAGCATTAAAAAGTTATTTTCAGCTCCTACTTTGCGACTGATGAACCGGCTGTGCTAACATAGGTGCGgatccacctccagagggtcatcactgaattggattttttttttttttacaggagcgtgggcacctgcataaatagtgtttttttgactgactgcacatAGGTTACCAGGCTTTCTATCAATCTTTTACATCACCCACACAGGCGTACGTTAATctcgtcatttatttatttatttatttcgtgtaccctcagggccagaggcattaaagaggggagtggttacatcaaatacgaaaaaaagaaaaaagtacagtgcagcaaaatagttaatagtacagaaatagaTGGTTCTCGGTTATACAATGTTATTTGAGTGTTCTTGGAGTGCTGGTCAATAAAATTAAATacggtgcatgcagtgcagtaatacagtgttccggtaatacaaaacaaaaacagtgatacaattggtagtacaaaaacacaaatgaaattctcctgtttatacaatgttatctaatACTGCCGTGAAGTGCTGATGGTCAACAATAGTAGCGGTTGAGGCTGGTAGGCGATTCCACTCGGCAGATGTACGCGGAAGGAATGATTGAGACATGACATTGGTTTGGCATAATGAAATTCCAACTTTGTTATTGTGATCTAACCTTGATGAAATGtattgaggaggggagataagttcGTCGCGAAGTGAAGGATGATGAAATATCTTATGAAAAAGTGAGAGTCTAAGGCCTTTACGGCGAGAGGCTAAAGATGGCAAATCAaggtttaatttcattacagaagtgctggcagttcggttataattagaaaaaacgaaacgagcagagttattttgtaccATTTCTAAAGAGTGAATCAGGTTTTTGTGAAAGGGATCCCAAACTGCTCCGGCGTACTCTAGTTTTGAGCGGACTAGTGACTTGTATAACATTAATTTTAGGGAAGACGGTGCCTCAGTGAAATTGCGTTTTAGGTAtcccagcatgcggttagcatttttaattacgtaagaagcgtgcatggaccacgagaggtttctagtaatatggacaccaagatatttgtaggaggAAACAGGGTCTAAGGGGAGATTATTAACGCAGTAAGAAGGAAGCTGGTTAGAAGTTTTTGGACACGcgcataaatttacattttttaatatttaattccattgacCATGATTGGCACCAAGTAGAAATAGCGTTAAGGTCGGATTGAAGAGAAGATATGTCAGTGTCACATATTATTTCCCTGaagattacgcaatcatcggcgaataagtgaatgttagaggaaacacaagagggtagatcatttatgtaaattaaaaaaaggaggggaccaagtaccgacccttgaggtacgccggaCTGTACTCTGCTCGGTTGAGATGTTGAGTcattagcaaagacaaactgtgaacggttagaaAGAAAGCACTCAAGCCATGCTAGCAGTCTGGGATCAATGTTAATTCGATGCAGCTTAAACATTAGAAGGTTATGgcacactttgtcaaacgctttcgaaaagtctaaaaatatacagtcggcAGTTGAAGAGCGGTCAAGAATGACGTTTAGTTTATGCGTAAATAaaactagttgtgtttcacatgaatatgtcttgcggaagccatgttgcgatggtgaaaaaaatgagttagtttcaagaaagctagcaagattagaggcaagtatatgttctaacatcttacatggaatggaagtgagcgagatagggcggtagttatATGGAGAATGTTTGTCACCCGACTTATGGAGTGGGATCACCTTCCCAATCTTCCATTCATCAGGCAAAGAACCcttatctagcgactgttggaagatCATTCCTAGGAAAATTGAAGAGTAACAGctagtgcttttcaaaaatttcgcGTTTATTAAATCGTGTCCTGGAGCCGAAGATAGTTTTAAAGATGAGATAATTGGTATGATGCCTGCTGGTTCAATGATTATGGGAAACATTGCTTGGTAATCGTAGTCGTGCGTGGATGGAAGAGTAATGTGTGTAGTTGATGAAAAGTTGTTCATGAAAACATCATTAAGCGCGGACGCACATTGATTAGTTGGAATAACATTTCCAGAGCTGTCGATTAAGGTTATCATGTCGTCCGCCTTGGGGTTAATGACGCGCCAGAATTTCTTGGTGTCGGTTTTAAGCATTAAAGGCAAGGTATTGCCGAGGAAGTGATCTTTGGCTTGTTTAAGTGCGGCTACATACTCATCTGCCGCCAGTTTGTATTTGGTCCAGTGGTTTACGCTAGGTGAACGTTTGGCTAATTTGtgcaggcgtttctttttattagacAGGCGCTTGAGACGGATGTTGTACCATGGGGCGTTTAGATTACATGCAATGGTGCGCAGTGGGATGTATTTGTTTGTTAGTTCCGCAATTTTTGCAGCAAACATATTCCAGTTAGTCTGAACggtacggctgtcgaagttgtttATAAATACGTCTAGAAAAGCAGATAATTCGGCGTTGATTGCTTCAAAATTTCCTTTTGCGTAGTCCCGAAAAGATTTGAATTTTTTACCGGTTTTTGGCCGCAGTATATTTAAGTCAAACGAAAGTGCTGAATGGTCGCTCAAGCTGGGTAAATAGGTGATGTCGGAAACTAGGTCAGGCCGCGATGTTAATAGAAGGTGAAGTGTGTTCCCAACGGATTCGGTAGTGCGTGTGGGTTGAGTAACAAGTTGTGAAAGTGAGAAGACAGAGCACATGTCTAAGAACTCATTGGCTAATGAAGAAAAAGGGTGTAAAGTTGGAGGTTCAGTATTTCATATTATGTTCGGTAGATTAAAATCGCCAAGCAAATATAAGGGTAATGTAGGATGACGAGATGTAACAATATTAATGATATCATGCATCTCGTTTACGAAGTTAGATGAATAAGTTGGGGGGCGGTAACAAACACCAATGATTATCTTCTGGTGATTGATTTCAATGATGGCCCAAACCGTTTCGAGGTCAGTATTGACATGAATACACTGAGATGGGAAATCTTTAGAAATCGCTAAGAGCACGCCGCCTCCCTGACGCATTGTACGGTCACAACGATACAGTGAAAAATGGTGCGCGGTTTGAAGAATTTCGTTATCTTGAATCTGTGAATGTAGCCACGTTTCGGTAAGCACAAAGATGTCGGCGTTGCAAGTCTCCAAGGCAGATTCTAAGGAAGTGCGCTTATTCATGACGCTTCGAATATTTGTAACGAACACAGATACGATGCATGATTCTCGTGATTCTCGTCCACATCCCCTCACGTTTTCCTAACTGGGCACGTGCTGGGAATTTGCATGCCCGCCGTTATCTCGTGGTTCATATGGCGCATGCTCGTTGACGGTGTCTGTTGCCGGGTCATAGACGAACTGTTTTTTATTCATTATTAGTTTGGTGTACCTTAACTGGAAAGGGCATGGTTGGGGCTGGCTTTTAGCGTACTCAATTAGTTTTTTACGGACGTGACGGGTGGCGGGCGAAAAATCTTCGGAGATAGAAATACCCTTTTCTTTCAGCTGTGCGCGCATAGAAAATACTTTGTCTTTTATTTTCGTGTTGGTGAATTTAACTACAATTGGGCGACACTTATTAGGCGTGTAGTGGCTAATGCGATGAGCACGTTCGATTGCCGTGTCAGGCAGGCTATCGATTACACCGGTTAGTGCTTCTCTTAAGCGTGATTCGGACTGTTCCCACGATTCCCGAGAGTCACGGATGCCGTGAAATATGAGGTTGTTGCGTCGCGATCTGTCCTCAAGTTCGTCAACGCGCATTAGTAAAGAGTCAAGCCGAGTTGTTTGGGCTTGAGCCGACGCCTGAATGCCAGTCATTTCATCATGGAGATGGTCTAGAacatttgttttttcttcaaggttgtcTAATCTTTTCTGGATACATTCCATTTTGGTCTCGATGTTCTTTTGACCAACCTTAATAGCCTTGACGTCGTTAACCAACTCGGCCTGACCCTTAGCAGATTGTACAGAACGAGCCTGAAGGTCTTTTAACAGCCGGAAAAGAACTTCCGTCTGCTCAGAAGGATTTGATGGCAAATTCTGCAGCTCGAGTAATGCCTTAGTACGCGTAGTAGGACCTGGATTAGTTTCCACGTCACCTGAGCACAATAACAGCAACGCCATAGAGAAACAATCTGCGACAATTTCACAGAGCACTTGTTGGCACGGAAGCAATAGCAAAAATGGGTCGTCACTTTTCTTAGCATAAAGCGGAAAGTTTTTACAGACctgcgaagtggaaaggtgcgttgtatgagccatggtgctccaaatgctgcttccgtgccaactaaacggactgacgctcggacagccgcttaagttgccactGCGATGTGACGACACGGTTGACGATGATGGTGCGCAGAAGGctgggcgcagtagttgtagtgggtcgatgtggagatagttgccggtctgctggtagattgtggccttgcttgatagtaccAGTGGTTGCGAAGGGTCATACTCCGAATACGCTGTGCACGGACACAGCAGCAACAAGAACGCGAAGATCGCctgcgaagtggaaaggtgcgttgtatgagccatggtgctccaaatgctgcttccgtgccaacaaGTAAAGAGGGGTAAACATTGACAAAATGATGCAGCTCAAGTAGCTTGAACGAGTATGCGTTTTCTATCCGCAGTGACGGACAAGATGGCTCGAGCGTTGCACAATGCCGTttgcctaaagtcagcttcgccgtaaGGCAACAATGTCGTGCAATCAAGCATGTGCAGTGTATTGCGGAGAAGTATACCAACagtggaaagcggccactgtCAGAGGATATAGTGTGCGCACTTTCCgtcacgtctcctgtcgcagtacaaacacggagacgccgaacaagtgtactggcaggccttcagagctatttcgcacgCGGTTGTAGCGATCTGAGCCGTTGTTTCGCCCACGTAGAGCTCGccgtatatgagctagacatcgtaacagccgggattagtaatacgcgctccttcattaattacccttgcgcacaagcacctcagaatcgctacgaatctgcaccacgtagccaatatcagtgtcACTGTACAGCTTTCCAagggtctactgctatgaaattacatgacgaccatttttctgtagcatacatttgttccgtattcatccgcagggcgtagtgttttgccagtatggctgtacagctttcacaacgatctacggctcagattgcatggcgacgcaagttttagtactttcacatacagattacaaaatgttccattcccatgaatctccaagtgtgttgtatgctcagttacattagGAACTAAttcatcggcacggcagttgaatTCACAAATTGTTTCCtttcccgcgattcccctgaagtgt
It includes:
- the LOC126522318 gene encoding uncharacterized protein codes for the protein MAHTTHLSTSQAIFAFLLLLCPCTAYSEYDPSQPLVLSSKATIYQQTGNYLHIDPLQLLRPAFCAPSSSTVSSHRSGNLSGCPSVSPFSWHGSSIWSTMAHTTHLSTSQVCKNFPLYAKKSDDPFLLLLPCQQVLCEIVADCFSMALLLLCSGDVETNPGPTTRTKALLELQNLPSNPSEQTEVLFRLLKDLQARSVQSAKGQAELVNDVKAIKVGQKNIETKMECIQKRLDNLEEKTNVLDHLHDEMTGIQASAQAQTTRLDSLLMRVDELEDRSRRNNLIFHGIRDSRESWEQSESRLREALTGVIDSLPDTAIERAHRISHYTPNKCRPIVVKFTNTKIKDKVFSMRAQLKEKGISISEDFSPATRHVRKKLIEYAKSQPQPCPFQLRYTKLIMNKKQFVYDPATDTVNEHAPYEPRDNGGHANSQHVPS